The Spea bombifrons isolate aSpeBom1 chromosome 4, aSpeBom1.2.pri, whole genome shotgun sequence genome segment CAAACCGGATTTGATTTCCTCACCGAACCAACTGCCTGTCCTTGTTTAGCCTACTCTTAAAAATAGTACGGGTAATTAATGTGACATTGCTACATTATGTGaagttttgtatatatttatccaAGTGTAATAGTCATGTTAAAACATGACATTACGTTCAGCCTATCCAACATTGTCCCGCTTATTTTGATCCAGATAAAAGGCAAACCAGCCAACTCTCACTTAAGTTTGTGCGTAAAGTTTGTTCTTCATGACTCCAAGAGGAGTCTAATTtgtttataaaacattaatacaatatatatatatatatatatatatatatatatatatataatggtcaGATACTTATTTGTGTTTTCCCTTAATTTCTTTTCTAGTTGTCCAAGGATGGCTTGTTTCAGAAACTTCTAGAAAGTAAGGAAGATAAACCACGAGACAACTCCTATGACTTTGACCTGATTGTAATTGGCGGTGGATCTGGAGGTTTAGCAGCTTCTaaggtataaataaaaaaatgaaaactgtttTTTCAAGTTACTTTTTCTAATGCACAATGACTATAGGTATGGAGGAGGTAGGGTGTCAAAGATTTTATGTGTAGGGCAGTTGAGATATAAACATGGGCATCTCACAGTGTTAATGATACAACggcataatgcattttttaattagtCTTTCCCTTATGAATGGAGATTTTAACTTTCCGCTGTAGAATCTTCGCAAAAGAATTAGTGGTTCATTGGGGATTTTCAGGACTAAATCAGCCTCGGCTTTATAAGCTATGACATCCTGTTAGATGTGTATTGATGTCACTTCCTTTCCATACAGGAAGTATGACCTGGCCGCTAGTTAACTTGGAGTGGTTCAGGGGGAAGTTGTACATGTTGTAAATATACATGAATCCTAATCAAAGGTTTTCAAAACtaaacaaatgcatttgttaTGTACTAGGCATCACAACGTTCATAGCTATTACTTTGTGCAAATATAGAATAAAAACATATCCAAAAATGATATAAAGAAGTGTAATAAATGGTTACGTATGTAATTTTGGGAATGCCACTCTCGGTATTGTTGATTAAAAACGTAATGGATGGGTCATGTACAGGTAATAGCCCAACATATAACCCCATCATGTCCTTTTCTTATCCAGGAAGCTGCCAAgtacaataaaaaagtattggTACTTGATTATGTGACACCGTCACCAACAGGAACAAAATGGGGTAAGTGTTTCCTTACAGTCCATTTCAATACTGTGCCTAGTATGTATGATATACTGCTTATGATACCTTGCATGATACGGTGCACTTATGTCTGTTTTGGGATTCAAATAGGTGATTTTATAAAAAGTTCTCATGGTTAAGAACGTGCAGACATTACGAAATTGGCCTTTGCACATAACCCCATTGTGTCTTAtacaaatcttaaaaaaaaatctattatgcATGCTTTGGTAGCTGCTTTCAAGACACGCGGACTAGACAGTTCTCTCTCACTAAATGTCCAGTAacctatttattataattatattgggGACCATCATAAACAATGGGAATTATGCAAAGACCAACTTCGGTTCCATCTGCCACCTGATGGATGCTTGGTGAATAACAACTAATTATAATTTGATGTATGACTTTATTTCAGGACTTGGAGGAACATGTGTAAATGTGGGCTGCATCCCGAAGAAGCTAATGCATCAGGCAGCCTTAATGAGACAGGCACTGAAAGATTCCCACAAATATGGATGGCAGGTTGATGCTAATAGTAAGTCTTTACAAAATTATTCTTTCTAAATAGTTATGGATTTTTGGGTCCCCGTTGCCGTGTATTAAGGACTTTAATGTGGATATTGAATGCTGAATTATGGTATGGACGATTTAACACAGTTCCAAAACCAATCCTCATCTGTTGTCGCAAGAACCAACTGAAATGACATCCCATTTAATTGTTAATACATGTGATGAGTGTAAGGTGGACTTGACTATATGTCACACAGAGAATGTTTTCTCCTATAAAGGCTGGAATAGATTTTAAAAGCTACCCTTAAGGAAAAGCTAATCAATATCACTTTGATGGTATTTTGcagctaataaaataaaaacattttatcatgGCTATTTCCACATTCGAGCATCAGTGCTTGCCTGCCCATTTCTAACCTTTTCACTTTAAATTAGCGTGATCCATCCTCACAGACACTGATGATTTTTCATTAAGCCTCTGAAAGGCTTTGCTTTCTCTGTCATTGGGAGCTCTATTATGAgtgattattaaaaatataaaataggatGCGCGATTAGCCTCCTAGATATTTTAGTCTGAACTACTACTACTGATCTAGGGCTAAGAAAATGTTCCATTGGAAAATTATTAGAAAAAGAAGTTGTGCTATATGCTTGCTTGAATAAAGCACCATTTCTGTAACAACTGTTACTTTACACTAATTTTTGCTTATTTCTGGCAAAGCAGAGATATATTGAATGGAGTAAAAATGGTGtaactggtgtgtatatatatatatatatatatatatatatatatgtttgtgtgtaactaTGGTTAAAAACTGCTACTGAATATAACTGTAACTAGGGCACTATTGTGAATACACGTTTGGATGGATAGCTCATTCGACCTCCTGGTGAGAAACTTGAGAAAACCAATATCTTTTTATACATAAGTATCATTCACTTGGACAGTGTATAGATAACATACGCTATATGCTCTACATCCAGTGGCCCACttccattattttttcctttggtAGATAATTATCATTATGTCTTATGTCAACAGCAGTACAACACAGTTGGGAGGCAATGACAGACTCTATTCAGAACTACATTGGCTCTTTAAACTGGAACTACAGAGTATCTCTTATGGAAAACAaagtgaaatatgaaaatggcTACGGAGAGTTTGTGGAGCCACACAAAATCAAGGTATTTCACATAACACctaaaaactttattcaatATCTTTATACCTGGTACCAACAACCAGTGTATTCATGTAGTCTTTCTTCTGGATTGTATAGAATAGAATGTGTCAGCTAGCTAAAATGGCCAGCACATCTTTGCAATACGTGTGACCAGGGATAAATATCTCACTAGGTAGACTATGTGAGCCGATATATTAGGAGCACTGTGGGAGGCCAAGGGGGTTGGGCTAAGTTGTAGCCCCACCTACTTCCACATATGCTCAGCCAAAGTGGACAAACTCCGCCCACATTCCGTTCATTTCCTGCCCGATTCAGGCCAATGCCTTTGCTACCAATCCTTTATCCACCAAACATTGAGTAATTTAGAAAGTACATTGTCTgtatttgatatttattttttctttgcagtCAACAtcaagcagagggaaagtgaaatattttactGCAGGGAAATTTCTCATAGCTACAGGAGAACGACCACGGTACCTTGGTATTCCCGGCGATAAAGAATACTGCATCACAAGGTATTAATGTAGCAAAAATATTCATGTccacatattaaaaatatgaatgcTTGTACCTTGGTGTTCATTCATTAAATAACAGAGCAGGCTGCTCCACATTTATGATCAGGTAGTGTTACTTGTGTCCTATTTAACACcattacctttttttctgcttcattTCCAGTGATGACCTGTTCTCACTTCCCTACTGCCCAGGGAAGACTCTGGTTGTTGGAGCCTCTTACGTTGCTCTAGAATGTGCAGGGTTCCTGGCAGGTCTAGGCTTGGATGTGACTGTCATGGTTCGCTCCATCCTGTTAAGAGGTTTTGATCAACAAATGGCCGACAAGATTGGTGAACACATGGAGGAACATGGAGTCAAATTTTTGCGACACTTTGTGCCAACAAAGGTATTGTGTAATTTTTGTGTGTGgccttttttaaaactatagtTGTATAAACTTTTGACTAGATAGACCGAATGTATTTTGGTTAATGTTGTAGCTTTTTGAGTTATGCTTATGACATATCAGACCCAAGCCAcattctaactttaaaataaacaaaccaaattatatgttgtttattcCATGCATTCTACTTTTCTTTATACCACCGTCTGCAAAGATTAAATGTGCTTCATATTAGCATACATTTACCTCTGATAATCAGTTTTACATTGTTATCTGGTTTCAGGTAGAACAGATAGAAGCAGGAACCCCTGGGAAATTATTAGTGACAGCTCAATCAGCGGATGGCACAGAGATAACAGGAGAGTACAACACAGTGAGTACAGAATGGTTTATCActtattatacttattatagCTCTCCAGTGCTGTAAGGACAATCAGAAAGCAAGTACCTCTTATGTCATGTTACAGTATGTCATGATTTAAACATCCTATAGAATGCTCTTTTAAAATGCATGCAATATCGATGTAATCATCGGCTACCATCCAATCTTTATATTATTAACTTAGACCACGTGCGGGTGCTCAGCTGGCGGGCTCTGTACAATACTCTGGCTGAGGCTCGGACATAGCTAGGGCTGGATGTGCTGTACTCAGGAAAAGTTGCCCACATATTAcacatgttttatttcttaagAGAGTCTCCTCCTTTTGCATGTTATAAATCTGATGAGTTATTTCATCGTGGATACAATGAGCTCAATGTAATTTTACCCACCACTGATCATGAAACGTCTTGCAGGTCTTGCTAGCAATCGGAAGGGAAGCGTGTACAAGAAAAATTGGCCTGGATATACCTGGAGTAAAGATTAATGAaaagtatgtaaatatttttaccatcaataacaaaatatgttgtttttttaactgttggctgggaatgtatttttattcattaaatactGTGCATTcataagaaatattattttgtataaaatttGTTTCCTTGTGTCTTTGTTCAGGACAGGAAAAATCCCTGTTAATGACGCAGAGCAGACTAATGTGCCTTACGTTTACGCTATCGGGGATGTGTTGGAAGATAAATTAGAGCTCACCCCTGTTGCTATCCAAGCAGGACGTCTTCTAGCAAGAAGGTTATATGGCGATTCAACAGTCAAAGTAAGTGTTTTGGAGAGATACGAGAAATACATCCTTTCATTCCCAGTTGTTGTGGACTGTAACTGTCACTCTACTTAGTATGACATTAACCATGGTCCACCATACAGGAACTGCTTACAGGAGAGTCTATGCAGGCGAGGGTAACCTCTCCTAGACTACACAGTCACTTTGACataacagtacattttctaAGCCCCGGCAAATAGGTCATTTAGAATCCCTAAGACATATTATCATGCAATTTATCTACGAACAATCTGAAGGCAACAACAAACAGAGTATTTCAAACTGTTAACCTGCACTTGAATCTAACTTATTTTAAgctatattttactttaattaacTACTTGTTAGgaaaattcaaaaaaatgttgccCGTCAGTACCTTCAAGGACCAAACCTTTTCAATATGACATTAAATTGGCAGACATAATAATGCCTTCTCTTCCCTTAATCATAGTAGGTATGAAATGTGTGAGCTGGTATGTGATTATCTTCTTTGTGCTGAAATGGCCGTGATATAAAATGAATCACTGGAGTAAAATCTCCCCACAGCTATCCAATTCATCTTTCAGCTTTTGTACAGATCAGAAATATACAGACATagcaaataaatacaggattcaAAGCTTCATTTTCActtatatctcttttttttttactgatctcAGCTGGATTcgagtttgtttttttgccaaagAGATTAGTTCCAAGTATCAGATGCAGCTGACCTGGATATTAATACAAATTCGATTCTtataaaatataccaaaaaatatatattccttaGAAAATTTCACTACTTAGCagaatctgcatattttatatttgtagcaTTATTCACATATGGCCGTCATGTTTTGCTATATTTCTTCTGCTTTATTAGTCCCAGCCCTCACCTGTATATTCATTAACCAATGTAAGACTTCAAAAGAACTGGGCATCcttattaataatacaaattaaagtTTTATTGTTCCACAATACTCCATTCACATATCATCTCTCTACGCTTACATTCATTCTTACAGAATACAGTTTATTCTGCCAATTTGAAAGGATAACATCAcgagtaggtttttttttccatctgtaCAAACAGTTTAGTCGGTGAAGTGACAAATGTCTTTCCTTTGATAAGTCTTTGGATATTAGGGAAACGACGTTAGATAACTTCAATAACCCTTTATTGATTGTACAGACAAACTGAGTCACTAGAGGGTGCTGATCTGATCTGGGGGAGTTTATCTTAATGAGCAAACCAAAAAAATCTCTCCAGAAAGCTTAAGATAGACCGATCAATGGAGAGCTGCAGTATGAAAAAAAGATTCTTGTGCTACAGGGCTTTTATCCTGTATTGACCAAAATAGGTGCTACCattacattcatatttttttgttttctattaaacAGTGTGACTATGTCAATGTTCCCACCACCGTGTTTACACCCCTGGAATATGGCGCTTGTGGTCTATCAGAAGAAAATGCCATATCGAAGTATGGAGAAGAGAACATTGAGGTAGGAAGTGTTGAAAGTCAAGGGTCAATGTATGAATCAATAAATTAGCAAAAACCTCAGCTAGAAGGCACATATAATtggaaaaacatacaaacagtGGTAGCAGGTCACTTATAGAGCACAATTTGTTCAAACCTATTCCTAACTTACAAACACTGACGAAATCCCATAAGGACTTCCTGGCCCTATATCTAATAGATATTATTTCCGCTGCAAATTCCTGGTATCCATGTAAATGGCGGATTTCTTATATTTTGTGGTGCATCTATGCACGTCCAGCCGCACAAAAGCATGTTACTGAATAAAATGTCTGTATTTCAGGTCTATCACAGTTATTTTTGGCCCCTAGAATGGACCGTTCCAGCgagggataacaacaaatgctACGCAAAGATCATCTGCAATTTGAAAGACAATGTAAGTGTGAGCGGGGGGCAGCATGTAGGCAAAGCAACAGAATCTCATTACCCACGGGCTCAATTGACAGAGAAACCACTTTACCACCTGTGCGTCTTTTCAACAGAGATCGTGCTCAGCAACTCAGTTAACCTATTGGTGACTGAGGGAGCATGTAACCTACGCtgtgcagaatatatatatatatatatatatattatgtgataCTGTAGACTCAGTAGAAACACAGGTTAATAATGctactaaatgtattttatacctACAGTATTAAAACTAGAGGGATACAGGCTGTCcataaaagatattttttctgaaatgcTTCTGGCATTTACTGCATGGGGCCTTTAAAATCAACACACATCAAAAAGAGTCTTTAACAGAACTGTAGACTCCTTTTGATGTTGCTTAGTTCTTATTTCATTCACATCTTCAGTCTAGAGGTCACGGCGTTGTATTGATCTTGCCTTCACTGATATTATCCCCGTGTCAATGCAAACATCGGGATTCCACCGGAAGCCTTCATAGCTTGAAGAGATGGCTTAGTTGTAGTCCACTTAAACAGTTCTCCTGCAGATAAAAGGGCTGAAAAGAATAGCAGTATGTTTGTTTATCTCAGAAATCCAAAGGACCAGAGGGAAACTAGAATAATTCTTAGCACACTGCTTACCAATTCATTAATGACACGATGACAAATGATGTCCTAATAAATCATTCATAATTGAATGCAATGTAAAGTTCACATTACGCTAAAGACTGCACTTAGATAGCTGGAGCCACCATTACTGATTACTCAAATGTTGGATTCAGGATTTGAGATGTGGCCAGACTCAGCGACTTTTAGAAGAAAAGAAACAGACCGATCACAATGCACTTTAAGAACCGCtgaactttaaataaataactatttaaatTCAACAAGACAAAACCCAATGCATGTGATCCATCTTCTTAGGAAGATCTTGTCtcctttatactttatacagatagtatattatcatatacactactgttcaaacattcggggtcacttagaaatgtctttgttgAAAGTAAAGCAAATATTGTCCATTAAATTAAcatgaaatacagtgtagacgttaatgttgtaaatgacataGCTGGGAATGgcagatttttaatggaatattttcataggcgtacagaggccctttatcactcccatgctCCAATGGCCCgctgtgtttgctaatccaagtttacgtttaaaagactaattgatCATTATGATTAGATTGCCCTTTTGCCATTATGTGAGCACAGCTACAGTagatgaaaacagctaagtgaccccaaacctaaGAACGGTAGGGTGTATATAAACAGTGCTTTTGACAAGAAATGCAGAAGTGCTTATCACTGCTTAACTTGTTGTAAGAGTTGTGTCTCAGCAAGGAACCCTCATTTTCAGTAAAGAAATAAACGGCCTAGTTTATGACAGCGATTATACCTTTTACTTTACACGTCTGCATTGTAAAAGTACAGCAGATATATTGCCATAGCCACTATCAGAGCAAAGCAGTTGGTTTGTTAGGGGGATAAATACAATCGGGCACAGTGTTGGACCTTCAGGATATAAAAAGCATAGCCATAAATTACAGAAATTGCAGTTTCAATGATTCACAAGCAAATCTCAAGTTTGAATGGTTGACAATTATTTTAACTCATTTAGGTTTAGGGAGGAGAATGCA includes the following:
- the TXNRD1 gene encoding thioredoxin reductase 1, cytoplasmic, with the protein product MGNSVRKGKAVFVDPTQVKNLQLYKAVIEDNSNKSPEIIKYKSDGNEGSEWKKNQKTALKIKLQEFIGSSDIVIFSKTTCGKCTKVKSLLDNMNTPYLAVEIDQMESSQRFEEVLYEHTMETTLPSVFVKEQLIQYDEIITLSKDGLFQKLLESKEDKPRDNSYDFDLIVIGGGSGGLAASKEAAKYNKKVLVLDYVTPSPTGTKWGLGGTCVNVGCIPKKLMHQAALMRQALKDSHKYGWQVDANTVQHSWEAMTDSIQNYIGSLNWNYRVSLMENKVKYENGYGEFVEPHKIKSTSSRGKVKYFTAGKFLIATGERPRYLGIPGDKEYCITSDDLFSLPYCPGKTLVVGASYVALECAGFLAGLGLDVTVMVRSILLRGFDQQMADKIGEHMEEHGVKFLRHFVPTKVEQIEAGTPGKLLVTAQSADGTEITGEYNTVLLAIGREACTRKIGLDIPGVKINEKTGKIPVNDAEQTNVPYVYAIGDVLEDKLELTPVAIQAGRLLARRLYGDSTVKCDYVNVPTTVFTPLEYGACGLSEENAISKYGEENIEVYHSYFWPLEWTVPARDNNKCYAKIICNLKDNEKVVGFHVLAPNAGEITQGFAAAIKCGLTKDQLDNTIGIHPVCAEIFTTLTVTKRSGDSILQSGC